From the Ruminiclostridium josui JCM 17888 genome, one window contains:
- a CDS encoding HNH endonuclease: MATNSEEKHRTIVEKQKEVRVRSNAVKEYALQRASGKCEYCNEQAPFTKDDGTPYLEVHHIKRLSDGGPDKPEWVAGVCPNCHREAHYGANRDQLNSKLLQMIFIKEKELMESLT, encoded by the coding sequence ATGGCAACAAATTCCGAGGAAAAACATAGGACAATAGTTGAGAAGCAAAAAGAAGTTAGGGTTAGAAGTAATGCTGTAAAAGAATATGCCTTACAAAGGGCGTCAGGAAAGTGCGAATATTGTAATGAGCAAGCACCATTTACAAAAGATGATGGAACACCGTATTTAGAAGTTCATCATATAAAAAGGCTTTCAGATGGTGGCCCTGATAAGCCAGAATGGGTTGCAGGTGTATGTCCTAACTGTCATCGTGAAGCTCATTATGGAGCAAATAGAGATCAATTAAATAGTAAACTATTACAAATGATATTTATTAAGGAAAAGGAGTTAATGGAATCATTAACATAG
- a CDS encoding (deoxy)nucleoside triphosphate pyrophosphohydrolase yields MINVVAAIIFKDDKVLIAKRKPEKSLGSYWEFPGGKIEEGEAPETAVIREIKEELGIQISVDKYLSESVYEYDFGTINLKGYICKFISGEMSLNDHSEVKWVNINELKLYNMAPADVKLAECLV; encoded by the coding sequence ATGATAAATGTTGTTGCAGCAATAATATTTAAAGATGATAAAGTTCTAATTGCGAAAAGAAAACCAGAAAAAAGTTTGGGCAGTTACTGGGAATTTCCTGGAGGAAAAATTGAAGAAGGAGAGGCCCCGGAAACAGCTGTTATAAGGGAAATTAAAGAAGAACTAGGAATACAGATTTCGGTAGATAAATATCTAAGCGAATCGGTTTATGAATATGATTTTGGGACAATTAACCTAAAGGGTTATATATGTAAGTTTATATCTGGTGAAATGAGTCTAAATGACCATAGCGAAGTAAAATGGGTCAATATAAATGAATTGAAATTATATAATATGGCACCTGCGGATGTAAAATTAGCGGAATGTTTAGTGTAA
- a CDS encoding AraC family transcriptional regulator, producing MINEKQSIFNPYIIEVYCINEKNVPYPVGTHFEERVVKFYELELITGGNGTIITNGETAKASKGDVFLREPGTIVEGYSGYYFIVIMFDAFYDVSRKDIYASSLPYWITNEKEMLSNIGFFKDVPYKLTTYNYEIEYLFKSVFNEFIKKQQNCQLILKAHLMNILNLLLVSPENTIKRINTRSFENNYEIIKSSQKYIDNNLHKDLTLLELAERCGVSKNFYCKIFKSIIGLSPFDYIIQSRMNTAKRLLTTTNMKISDISNMCGINNITYFHKLFKKHVNMTPGNFRERFGFTKTKCKL from the coding sequence ATGATTAATGAAAAGCAATCAATATTTAATCCCTATATTATTGAGGTTTATTGCATAAACGAAAAAAATGTCCCCTATCCTGTAGGAACCCATTTTGAAGAGAGAGTTGTCAAGTTTTATGAGCTTGAACTAATTACAGGTGGAAATGGAACTATTATTACCAACGGTGAAACTGCTAAAGCCTCAAAAGGAGATGTTTTTTTAAGAGAACCCGGCACAATTGTTGAAGGATATTCCGGTTATTATTTTATTGTTATTATGTTTGACGCTTTTTATGATGTATCTAGAAAAGATATTTACGCAAGCTCTTTACCTTATTGGATTACAAATGAAAAGGAAATGCTTTCTAACATTGGTTTTTTCAAGGACGTGCCTTATAAACTTACAACTTATAACTATGAGATTGAGTACTTATTTAAATCCGTATTCAATGAGTTTATTAAAAAGCAGCAGAATTGCCAGTTGATTTTAAAAGCGCACCTTATGAACATTTTAAATCTCTTACTTGTATCCCCCGAAAACACCATTAAAAGAATCAATACACGGTCTTTTGAAAATAATTATGAAATAATTAAGTCTTCTCAAAAGTACATAGATAACAACCTACATAAGGATTTAACCTTGTTAGAGCTTGCTGAAAGATGTGGAGTTAGTAAAAATTTCTACTGCAAGATATTCAAAAGTATAATTGGACTATCGCCATTTGATTATATTATTCAAAGCAGGATGAATACCGCAAAAAGGTTATTGACTACAACAAATATGAAAATTTCTGATATAAGTAATATGTGTGGCATAAACAACATAACTTACTTTCATAAGCTTTTTAAAAAACATGTTAATATGACTCCAGGAAATTTTCGTGAAAGATTTGGTTTCACAAAAACAAAATGTAAATTGTGA